aagaaacattatttttaaatttatttaaaatatttatattttttatttacggcaaattttatcgaatgtattttttgttcctttttcttgattaattaaatagcaTAAAATTGATACATCTCATGcattacaagaaagaaagtaaattgttaattacaacattttacACACATGGTTACATacgataaaacttttgtatatattaaaaattgcaattctaACAGCGATGTAAAAGGATAAATCTAGAACAGTAGTATACCTATTCATTAAACcacagaaataattataaaagataatgaaTGATGAATAATGCATGatgaataatattacaaaaaattttaacattttagcttgaattctatataattattttgatagtctgacaaaattattttcagatttgcatcttgttaaatttttaaatactgctCTCTAAAATTCATAGATTAATAATACTGCTACAATTTTTTGAGTGATTTCTAGTGCTTGACATAGccgttttttaatacatttgaaCAATATGGCAGCTGATCGAAAAGACACAGAGTGGTTTATAAACTTGAATAgcaatatatcattttatattattttttaataaaataatattcaataaaatttaaatgtcaagtagagaaaagtatattttttacaatggaataaacataacttttttatcttttatcttttttccacAAAAAATTCACAATGTTACTTTGATTAGTAGCATATGCTTCTTTAACtgatatacaattttgttttgttgtattttgacattaataatataagtggAATGTTTGTCATTATTCCAATTAATGCCATAATATGTATAAgctaagattaaaattttagcttGACTTATAAAgccatatttatttatttctaatatcgGTATTTTTTTCAGAACTAATTTATTCTGAGAAAAAATAAGGATGCGAGGTGCGCTGATGAGCATTCTGTTCCAGCAGTGTAACAAGGCTGCTGTACGATATTTGGGAAAAACCACCGGTCGTTACTATTCGACCAGTGGTGCAAAACCTGAATTAACATCGATCAGGTACAAAATGCGACGCGGACCCTATGCCACGGTCACGGACGCAGACGTTCGCTTCTTCGATTCGTTGCTCGGCTCCAATCATCTCATCACAGATCCAGATGAATGCGAGAGTTATAACATCGATTTTCCAAAGACTATTAGAGGTAAGTACAAGGAATAAATGTGAGAGACATATaagaaagaattttcaattttacaattttttaaataaaatatatgtaaaaaataattttttttcttaaaaaattcttgctATGATGAAGATAAAATATGATGtcaatttaagtaaaatttaaataaattgaaatgtatCTCAGCAAAAAGAGTCATatccatttaattaaaataaatatgtaaattatatatagatataaattattgtatataaaatatgcccatgtatattttctctctcttgtgTAATTTCGATTTGTATACATgtaaagtaataagaaaaattgaaaaataattagagaAGGTAGTTATGGAATTCATCTTGTATTTTATGTTGAATTCTGGGGATAACCGTTCAAATTACTTCTTTACACTTCTTACTGTTTAGAGATTATAACATGGTCACTGATCATTAGTGTTTGTTTTGTGTTGTTATAAAAGTTGCATTTCAATATTGCAATTAAGTAGccgaaagatttatttatcttattaattttttaactctagTGTAACTTGAAAGGCTTGAATATAACTATTAAATAACGGTGactgaatttaatatttgacgtAATGTGTATATACGTGTGACGTGTAAAGTTATATTGCTTGCGTTCAGGGCTTGTGTTATGGATCACTTGCGAATGTCATTGgggaaataaaactttgaaaccctaaatatgaaattataatttaaggaATTTACTTTgttccaaaataaaataaagtaaatttcttGCAGAGGATGCTATTTTTAACGtacataaaaatctatttccaAACTCTGAAGTATATAACAAATAGAGATTAGAATGCAGCCATAACTATACAATAGttcgaataaaaagaaaaaaatacattattaatatttctcagaataaaaaaaagtcgaaaaattttttttacatttttaagtcatataattaactatatattgTAGGTATGAGTCAACTAGTATTGAAACCGAAATGTACCGAGGAGGTATCGGCCATATTAAAATACTGTAATGAGAAACGATTAGCAGTTTGCCCGCAAAGTGGTAACACCGGTCTTGTTGGCGGGAGCAACCCGGTGTTTGACGAAATCGTCATCTCCATGCAACTCATGAATAAAATTCTGGATACAAATGAATTGGCAGGTAGGTGATAAGTGCAATTATGACATTGACTCGAAGatgtatttgattattttttgaaggtCTATTAGAAAAGatggtaaaaaaattgttatttacattgtgatagctgtcaaattttgtcactatttaaattttctatttaaatatttacagaaaattttaatttaatttatacattagagaatataatttaatttgcagtAGGGGCTCTTCCAATtagtaaagtaattaaattaaacaaaattaaatttagccttttttctttttttttttaataatgatgtgtcttttgaaaaatttcagtGAATAATGCAAACAAATAGCATTGAGATAGAATTTCTTGAAATGTCAGATAATTGAAAGGATATTATAAACTGCATAATGATTCGTTTCTTTCTTGTGCtgctattatattaaaaaacgtaaaCACTTGGTGTTAGGTGTACTGACATGCGAGGCTGGCTGCGTTTTACAGGACTTGGAGAATCATTTGGCTACCGTCGAGTTGATGATGCCTTTGGACCTTGGAGCAAAAGGTAGTTGTATGATTGGCGGTTGCGTATCCACAAATGCTGGGGGATTGCGACTTCTGCGTTACGGTAATCTTCATGGAAACGTTTTAGGAATCGAAGCAGTAAGTCTACATATAAATTGCTGAAGTTACTGTAgaggaaattatatatataatatatgatataatttatatacgtttatatatatgtatatatataattatataatttaaatgcgATAGtgttataagtataaataattatgtataattatttattaatatttttgttatgcttttatttaatcttgtatgtataaaatttttataaattaattataattatttttatcttgtttttaattaattacttttatattattttggaaattgttattattaaaagtttaaaaataaaatttagttgttttaaatttagaaaaattaaaattttgtcttgaaacttttttttgtagtataatataattgaaaataatatgtaattaatatgtacatataatatatacatatatatataatattatatatatataaatatatacatataatgattGTCTTTATATAGGTAAAGGCAAACGGCGACATTATGAACGCGATGAATACACTTAAGAAGAACAATACTGGATATCACTTGAAACATCTTTTTATAGGCTCAGAAGGCACGTTAGGGATTGTAACCAAGGTAGTTATTCAGTGTCCACCGTTACCAAAGGCTGTTAACATCGCATTTCTAGGTATGTGcgtaatgcaaatataaagtataaaaatataaaaatgtgcaattagtacatggaaaaaatatactaattattttaagtaattagtttttcttaatatgatttcttaattaaaagaataattactTATGATAGTACATTTTTTCTAGTAGCAACGAAAGACtagctttgaaataaataatttgtgaacaaaattttattatagaagaaaatatctttctgaagcaaacaaattattatttcttcctTAAAcagtgattttattaaaagtatatttaactACTTAAGAatctaaaaatgataaataattaaatatttccctttagactaaatttatataaaaaacatttttttctagatgtgtcataataaaaaaaataattttttgaatagtttggtgttttaaagtttttgaaaaccatttttaaa
This sequence is a window from Monomorium pharaonis isolate MP-MQ-018 chromosome 3, ASM1337386v2, whole genome shotgun sequence. Protein-coding genes within it:
- the LOC105837297 gene encoding D-2-hydroxyglutarate dehydrogenase, mitochondrial isoform X2 — its product is MRGALMSILFQQCNKAAVRYLGKTTGRYYSTSGAKPELTSIRYKMRRGPYATVTDADVRFFDSLLGSNHLITDPDECESYNIDFPKTIRGMSQLVLKPKCTEEVSAILKYCNEKRLAVCPQSGNTGLVGGSNPVFDEIVISMQLMNKILDTNELAGVLTCEAGCVLQDLENHLATVELMMPLDLGAKGSCMIGGCVSTNAGGLRLLRYGNLHGNVLGIEAVKANGDIMNAMNTLKKNNTGYHLKHLFIGSEGTLGIVTKVVIQCPPLPKAVNIAFLGLESFDKVLQISHLAKRQLGEILSSCEMMDRLSMDVSINNLGLKNPLTSREDGHEFYMIIETSGSHLAHDEEKLSSFVEKAINDDIIEDGTLTNETTKLNNIWALRERISEGVLRDGYVFKYDISLPLLSFYEVVEVLRKRLRDPRIVRISGYGHLGDGNIHVQVSIPEYYEDVAAQLEPFIFEYVSQRQGSISAEHGIGFKKTKYLYLSKSSSEIKMMYDLKKMMDPNGILNPYKVLKPIVQAS